A single region of the Myripristis murdjan chromosome 3, fMyrMur1.1, whole genome shotgun sequence genome encodes:
- the wdr59 gene encoding GATOR complex protein WDR59 isoform X4, producing the protein MAARWSSETVVVEFRDAQATAMSVDCWGYHAVLSGRRFLYMVNLEAPSEAPRKIGRQSKWDVGTVQWNPHKSESHIFAASSNQRVDLYLWKDGCGEVHTSLQGHTRVISDLDWSWFEPEYLVTSSVDTYIYIWDTRDTRKPTVALSAVAGASQVKWNRRNQYVLASSHDGDVRIWDKRKPNTAMEYVAAHLSKIHGLDWHPDNEFIFATSSQDNSVRFWDYRQPRKCLNILSCQVPVWKARYTPFSNGLVTVMVPQLRRENSLLLWSTLDLNSPVHAFVGHDDVVLEFQWRPLKEGSKDYQLVTWSRDQTLRIWRVDSQLQKLCANDIVEELMEGMTLTMEAEKTLSSQEPEHQHNTSIPTEDLQDHDGVQSALSSSGRQEALGPGLPQTLQQEFSLVNLQIRNVNVEMDAVNRSCVVSAHFGSHQVRLVVKFPTHYPNNAAPSFQFVSPTTIPSAMKTKIQKILTDTSLQKVKRNQNCLEPCVRQLVSCLESDMTQEDGPAPSPYVLSNPVTPALPAFPRVTNTYGSYQDANIPFPRTSGARFCGAGCLVYFTRPITMHRSAPPTEPTPRSLSALSAYHSGVLTPMKMRTESQSTLRLYSGSPTRSDKDTVSISSFYYKERKSRRFKTKREGTDYGNRPIKLAGKVIIQEISCLLPVHKALGESYILNVNDIQDTCQKNAAAALAVGRRDVAKVWALASAATSLDLSPDPDPDNDTPWARHPFGRHLLETLLDHYSQMSDVQTLAMLCSVFKVQGPPPDCFSLYGHHPPRSSMLPPHHYRYPSYTSSSVTSGSCSSTSDSITTTTWNIGRDSEHAPPWGESSPDDYRYGNQVYTDPREREREQHDMNKRLLDPANILQFDDFKKCYGEILHRWGLREKRADVLKFASCPPEPHKGIEFGLYCCHCHSQARGTQCAVCKRLTFQCAICHVAVRGSSNFCLSCGHGGHTSHMMDWFRCQDECPAGCGCQCLLQSTF; encoded by the exons ACGGCGCTTTCTATACATGGTGAATTTGGAAGCCCCTTCTGAGGCCCCTCGCAAAATCGGACGCCAGAGCAAATGGGATGTGGGGACTGTACAGTGGAATCCACATAAATCAGAGTCCCACATCTTTGCTGCTTCC agcaaCCAGCGTGTTGACCTTTATTTATGGAAAGATGGCTGTGGAGAGGTCCATACGTCACTGCAGGGACACACGCGAGTCATCAG TGACTTGGACTGGTCCTGGTTTGAGCCCGAGTACCTCGTCACGAGTTCAGTGGACACCTACATCTACATCTGGGATACCAG AGACACACGGAAACCCACAGTGGCCCTGTCTGCTGTCG ctggaGCTTCTCAGGTCAAATGGAACAGAAGGAACCAGTATGTCCTTGCTTCCAGTCATGATGGGGATGTTCGAATCTGGGATAAAAGG AAACCGAACACAGCGATGGAATATGTAGCAGCTCACCTGTCTAAGATCCACGGTCTGGACTGGCATCCGGATAACGAATTCATCTTTGCCACGTCCAGCCAGGACAACTCAGTCAGG TTTTGGGATTACAGACAACCCAGGAAATGCCTCAACATCCTGTCCTGTCAGGTGCCGGTGTGGAAGGCCAGATACACA CCCTTTTCCAACGGCCTGGTGACAGTGATGGTCCCCCAGCTGCGGAGAGAGAACAGCCTGCTGCTGTGGAGCACCTTAGATCTCAACAGTCCCGTCCACGCCTTCGTTGGACACGATGACGTGGTGCTGGAGTTCCAGTGGCGACCGCTCAAAGAAG GCTCCAAGGATTACCAGCTGGTTACGTGGTCCAGAGACCAGACACTGAGGATATGGCGGGTGGATTCACAGCTGCAGAAG cTGTGTGCTAATGACATCGTGGAGGAGCTGATGGAGGGGATGACTCTGACCATGGAGGCGGAGAAGACTCTGTCCTCCCAGGAGCCTGAGCATCAACACAACACCAGCATCCCAACAGAAGACCTGCAGG ACCACGACGGTGTTCAGTCTGCTCTGAGCTCCAGCGGCCGGCAGGAGGCCCTGGGGCCCGGCCTGCCCCAGACCCTGCAGCAGGAGTTCTCCCTGGTCAACCTGCAGATCAGGAATGTAAATGTAGAG aTGGATGCAGTGAATCGGAGCTGCGTGGTGTCGGCCCACTTTGGGAGTCATCAGGTCCGCTTGGTGGTCAAGTTCCCCACCCACTACCCCAACAACGCTGCCCCTTCCTTTCAGTTCGTCTCCCCCACCACCATCCCTTCTGCCATGAAGACCAAGATACAAAAG ATCCTGACAGATACATCACTCCAGAAGGTGAAGAGGAACCAGAACTGTTTGGAGCCGTGCGTTCGGCAGCTGGTCTCCTGTCTGGAGTCAGACATG ACTCAGGAGGACGGCCCGGCCCCCAGCCCGTATGTCCTGTCCAACCCCGTCACACCGGCCCTGCCAGCTTTCCCCAGAGTCACCAACACTTACGGCTCTTACCAG GATGCAAACATCCCCTTCCCTCGGACGTCAGGAGCTCGTTTCTGTGGCGCCGGCTGTCTGGTCTATTTCACCCGGCCCATCACCATGCACCGCTCTGCCCCTCCCACCGAGCCCACACCCAG gtCGCTGTCAGCCCTGTCTGCCTACCACAGTGGCGTACTGACACCTATGAAGATGCGCACAGAGTCTCAGAGCACGCTGAGGCTGTACAGCGGCAGCCCGACTCGCTCCGACAAAGACACCGTCTCCATCTCTTCTTTTTACTACAAAGAACGg AAATCCCGAAGGTTTAAGACCAAGCGCGAGGGGACGGACTACGGCAACCGGCCCATCAAGCTAGCCGGCAAAGTCATCATCCAAGAGATTTCATGTCTGCTGCCTGTCCACAAGGCGCTGGGAGAGAGCTACAT TTTGAATGTGAATGACATCCAAGACACGTGTCAGAagaatgcagcagcagctctggcaGTTGGCCGGAGGGATGTGGCAAAG gtgtgGGCCCTGGCATCTGCAGCAACCAGCTTGGACCTGAGTCCAGATCCTGATCCAGATAATGACACTCCCTGGGCCAGACACCCCTTTGGTCGCCACCTGCTGGAGACTCT TTTGGACCACTACAGTCAGATGAGTGACGTCCAGACTCTGGCCATGTTATGTAGTGTTTTCAAAGTGCAGGGTCCTCCTCCAGACTGCTTCTCCCTCTATGGACACCATCCCCCTCGGTCCTCCATGTTACCCCCTCACCACTACCGCTAT CCCAGTTACACGTCCAGCTCCGTCACCTCAGGCTCCTGCTCCAGCACCTCGGACTCCATCACCACAACCACCTGGAACATCG GCCGCGATTCAGAGCATGCCCCCCCGTGGGGTGAATCCTCTCCTGATGACTATCGCTATGGTAACCAGGTTTACACAGATCCACGGGAACGAGAGCGGGAGCAGCATGACATGAACAAGAG ACTTCTGGACCCAGCCAACATTTTACAGTTTGATGACTTTAAGAAGTGTTACGGCGAGATCCTTCATCGTTGGGGCCTGCGAGAGAAAAGGGCTGATGTGCTCAAGTTTGCCTCCTGCCCTCCTGAACCTCACAAGGGCATAG AGTTTGGACTGTACTGCTGCCACTGCCATAGTCAGGCCCGGGGCACccagtgtgctgtgtgtaaGCGGCTGACTTTCCAGTGTGCCATCTGCCACGTGGCCGTGCGTGGCTCCTCCAACTTCTGCCTCAGTTGTGGCCACGGAGGACACACCAGCCACATGATGGACTGGTTCCGCTGCCAGGACGAATGTCCCGCCGGTTGCGGTTGCCAGTGTCTTCTGCAGAGCACCTTCTGA